GTAGGTCTCCATCTCTCCTTTGCCCTTGACCTTGACGAAACCCCGTGCCTCCACTTTGTATCCGACCTTTTGCACCTTTTTCGCCGTATAGTTCGACAGCTGAATCATCCAGGGATCGCTGCTGCTCTCCATGCGCGAGGCTGTATTGACAGTATCTCCGAAAAGGCAGTACCGGGGCACCTTCATGCCCACCACACCGGCCACCACCGGTCCAGAGTTGATTCCCACCCGAATGGCCACACCGGGCAGAGCGTGGGCCTTAACCTTCTTCATCACGCGCAGGGCCAGATCACAGGCGTGTTCGGCGTGGAGTGGATTAACGTCTGGAGCTCCCGAAACCGCCATGTAAACCATTCCCACAGTTTCTACTTTGTACACAAACGGCGAGATGATCTCCTCGTCCAGTGCCGAAAATACCTTGTTCAAGGTGGTAACCGCCTGCATGGCGTCCTGGATGTTGTTAGAACCACTGTCATAGACATTCAGGACCTCGATGAAAATGACGGAAACCTCCTCAAAGGTCTGGCAGACATGCTCCTCACTCTTCCTCATCCGTTCGGCAATGGGTCGGGGGATCATGGAGTAGAGAAGCTCATCGCCTTGTCGCTTCCAAGAGTCGGCCAGCTCCAGGGACTTCTCCAGCTCATCCGAACGCTGTTCCTCCTTCTCGAACATGATCTCCAACTTGGAGCAGTGCTGCCAGCCAGCCATGACGAGCTCTCGGCTCAGGCCGTGCGGATTAAGGTCGTTCAAGTACAGACCAATCCCGTGCAGTTCATCCAGATTCTCGATTAGCGGACTGCAAAGAAAGATCAGCGAGTCCACGTCTTTTATGTAGAACATCTGTCCCTTCAGAAGGATGGAACGCAGTCCAACAGAGGTTCGCCGCTGGCCTGTCGCCGGATCGATCTCGTTCTTGGACGAAGTGGCAGCCTCCTCCTCTTTGGCATTCTCTGCACTGAACTCCTTGGCACTGGCGAGCGCCATCGCCTGTGCCTCGTTCAGGCTGGCATCGTCGAAGGTGTCGTAGTCGATGTTTAGGGCCGCATCGTAGGCGGCTCGATTGTGGCCCGTGCGGATGAGCTCGAACTCAAAGAGAACCGTGCGCATTTGCAGAATGGTTTCCCACTCGATTTTCGTATCCTTCGGCCGCCGACACTTGAAGCGATCCATGACGTGGCTACCAATGAAGCTCTTAGGGTTGACGCCAGGATTATGCAGAATCCACGTCTCAATTATCTTCTCGCCAGCGAGTGTGATGCACATGTCGTGGTCCAACACAATAGTGAAGGGGAACAGCTCCAGGAAGATGTTCAGGTCCACCGAGGGCATCTTGAGCTGCGACGGATGGGCGACCACGTTTACCCGCTTGGCCATGTAGTCCCGATTGTCAAAGTCCAGCCGGTACTTAACTATCACTGTAAGTGGGCCGTCTGTTAGCTTAATGGGGCCCGCCGTGCCGCCACAAATGTCGTTCTGGCTCTCCAGCACGTAGGCGGTCATATCCAGGCCATAAAACTCGCGAGCCACCTCCGTCATCTGGCCAATCAGGTACTTGGACATGCCAGTCCGCCCGCTGCGATAGAGGATGACGGCTCCGTTGTCGTCCATGTTGGTCAGCTGCATGCTGGGCGACTTCATCTTGGGGTAGGTGAAGCGCATCTGCAGGTGAATGTTGTCGATGGATTGCAAAAAGTCACAAAA
Above is a genomic segment from Drosophila kikkawai strain 14028-0561.14 chromosome 3R, DkikHiC1v2, whole genome shotgun sequence containing:
- the LOC108070648 gene encoding soluble guanylate cyclase 89Db isoform X2, giving the protein MYGMLYESVQHYIQQEYGMSTWRKVCEIVECKHQSFKTHQIYPDKLMPDFAAALSACTGESFDFCMNFFGKCFVRFFSNFGYDKMIRSTGRYFCDFLQSIDNIHLQMRFTYPKMKSPSMQLTNMDDNGAVILYRSGRTGMSKYLIGQMTEVAREFYGLDMTAYVLESQNDICGGTAGPIKLTDGPLTVIVKYRLDFDNRDYMAKRVNVVAHPSQLKMPSVDLNIFLELFPFTIVLDHDMCITLAGEKIIETWILHNPGVNPKSFIGSHVMDRFKCRRPKDTKIEWETILQMRTVLFEFELIRTGHNRAAYDAALNIDYDTFDDASLNEAQAMALASAKEFSAENAKEEEAATSSKNEIDPATGQRRTSVGLRSILLKGQMFYIKDVDSLIFLCSPLIENLDELHGIGLYLNDLNPHGLSRELVMAGWQHCSKLEIMFEKEEQRSDELEKSLELADSWKRQGDELLYSMIPRPIAERMRKSEEHVCQTFEEVSVIFIEVLNVYDSGSNNIQDAMQAVTTLNKVFSALDEEIISPFVYKVETVGMVYMAVSGAPDVNPLHAEHACDLALRVMKKVKAHALPGVAIRVGINSGPVVAGVVGMKVPRYCLFGDTVNTASRMESSSDPWMIQLSNYTAKKVQKVGYKVEARGFVKVKGKGEMETYWLLEGPEQ
- the LOC108070648 gene encoding soluble guanylate cyclase 89Db isoform X1; amino-acid sequence: MKEKRKTLAKAIWPIDRRTQLIQNFPKSKSTPTVAIMYGMLYESVQHYIQQEYGMSTWRKVCEIVECKHQSFKTHQIYPDKLMPDFAAALSACTGESFDFCMNFFGKCFVRFFSNFGYDKMIRSTGRYFCDFLQSIDNIHLQMRFTYPKMKSPSMQLTNMDDNGAVILYRSGRTGMSKYLIGQMTEVAREFYGLDMTAYVLESQNDICGGTAGPIKLTDGPLTVIVKYRLDFDNRDYMAKRVNVVAHPSQLKMPSVDLNIFLELFPFTIVLDHDMCITLAGEKIIETWILHNPGVNPKSFIGSHVMDRFKCRRPKDTKIEWETILQMRTVLFEFELIRTGHNRAAYDAALNIDYDTFDDASLNEAQAMALASAKEFSAENAKEEEAATSSKNEIDPATGQRRTSVGLRSILLKGQMFYIKDVDSLIFLCSPLIENLDELHGIGLYLNDLNPHGLSRELVMAGWQHCSKLEIMFEKEEQRSDELEKSLELADSWKRQGDELLYSMIPRPIAERMRKSEEHVCQTFEEVSVIFIEVLNVYDSGSNNIQDAMQAVTTLNKVFSALDEEIISPFVYKVETVGMVYMAVSGAPDVNPLHAEHACDLALRVMKKVKAHALPGVAIRVGINSGPVVAGVVGMKVPRYCLFGDTVNTASRMESSSDPWMIQLSNYTAKKVQKVGYKVEARGFVKVKGKGEMETYWLLEGPEQ